A stretch of the Streptomyces sp. NBC_00078 genome encodes the following:
- a CDS encoding AAA family ATPase: protein MPTRILPAVGDADAIRSITTLLSQLPDAEPVAPVGDSTQLIDTLARLAAESVDELPEVVVVHERIGPVPALELIREVALRFPAVGVILVTSDASPGLFQSAMDYGARGVAALPLSYEELASRVQAVAQWSVGVRRHLGSGGDVFTGVGGTVVTVCGAKGGVGATLTSIQLALAAQASGRSTALVDMDLQAGDVASYLDVQFRRSVVDLAAITDISPRVLADAVFRHDTGLALLLAPGEGERGEEVTDRAARQIVSALRSRYEVVVIDCGAQLGGAGAAAVEMADRALLVTTPDVVAVRGAKRTVRMWDRLQIRKAEETTVVVNRHTRGTEIQPPLIQKITGTTVAGTAIPANFKELQGAVDAGRIHELDSKSVVKQALWALAGELGLVKAAEGAQKGGRLRGDRGSVSFRRRKESGG from the coding sequence ATGCCCACGAGGATCCTCCCGGCAGTCGGTGACGCGGACGCGATCCGGTCCATCACCACACTGCTCAGCCAGCTCCCGGACGCCGAACCGGTGGCCCCGGTCGGCGACTCGACCCAGCTCATCGACACCCTCGCGCGGCTCGCCGCCGAGTCGGTCGACGAGCTGCCCGAGGTCGTGGTGGTGCACGAGCGGATCGGCCCGGTCCCGGCACTGGAACTGATCCGTGAAGTCGCCCTGCGCTTCCCGGCGGTGGGGGTCATCCTCGTCACGTCGGACGCGAGCCCCGGCCTGTTCCAGTCGGCGATGGACTACGGCGCGCGGGGAGTGGCCGCGCTCCCGCTGAGCTACGAGGAGCTGGCCAGCCGCGTCCAGGCCGTCGCCCAGTGGTCGGTGGGCGTACGGCGCCATCTCGGCTCCGGGGGTGACGTCTTCACCGGCGTCGGCGGCACGGTCGTCACGGTGTGCGGGGCCAAGGGCGGCGTGGGAGCGACCCTCACCTCCATCCAACTCGCGCTGGCGGCACAGGCGTCGGGGCGCAGCACCGCACTCGTGGACATGGATCTGCAGGCGGGGGACGTGGCCTCGTATCTGGACGTCCAGTTCCGCCGCTCGGTGGTGGACCTGGCGGCGATCACGGACATCTCGCCGAGGGTGCTCGCGGACGCGGTCTTCCGGCACGATACGGGCCTTGCCCTGCTGCTCGCACCGGGCGAGGGCGAGCGCGGCGAAGAGGTGACGGACCGGGCGGCCCGCCAGATCGTCAGTGCCCTGCGCTCCCGCTACGAGGTCGTCGTCATCGACTGCGGCGCGCAGCTCGGCGGGGCCGGCGCGGCGGCGGTGGAGATGGCCGACCGGGCGCTGCTGGTCACGACACCGGACGTGGTCGCGGTGCGCGGCGCCAAGCGGACGGTGCGGATGTGGGACCGGCTGCAGATCCGCAAGGCGGAGGAGACGACGGTGGTCGTCAACCGGCACACGCGCGGCACCGAGATCCAGCCGCCGCTCATCCAGAAGATCACCGGCACCACGGTCGCCGGCACCGCGATCCCCGCCAACTTCAAGGAACTGCAGGGAGCGGTGGACGCGGGACGCATCCACGAACTGGACAGCAAGAGCGTGGTGAAGCAGGCGCTGTGGGCGCTGGCCGGGGAGCTGGGGCTGGTGAAGGCGGCCGAGGGGGCGCAGAAGGGCGGGCGGTTGCGGGGGGACCGGGGTTCGGTGAGCTTCAGGCGGCGCAAGGAGAGCGGGGGATAG
- a CDS encoding pilus assembly protein, translated as MRALRGDRDRGQVTIELLGMTPTIIVTLVVLWQLVLVGYAFTLAGNAADEAVRAGTAAGDDAKCRAAGLDKLSGAWKEGARAGCVGFGTGYITSDVSIEVPVLFPGTINFPFTVKGHAGAVEEAKN; from the coding sequence ATGCGGGCCTTGCGGGGAGACCGGGACAGGGGCCAGGTCACGATCGAGTTGCTCGGCATGACGCCGACGATCATCGTGACACTGGTGGTGCTGTGGCAGCTCGTGCTGGTGGGGTACGCGTTCACGCTCGCGGGGAATGCTGCGGACGAGGCGGTGCGGGCGGGGACGGCGGCCGGCGACGACGCGAAGTGCAGAGCGGCGGGGCTGGACAAGTTGTCGGGGGCGTGGAAGGAGGGTGCGAGGGCGGGGTGTGTCGGGTTCGGCACCGGCTACATCACCTCGGACGTCAGCATCGAGGTCCCCGTCCTCTTCCCCGGCACCATCAACTTCCCGTTCACCGTGAAGGGCCACGCGGGCGCCGTAGAGGAGGCGAAGAACTGA
- a CDS encoding TadE family protein has product MSYGRRVRGRDRGQVAIEYLGFLPILLLVAMAAVQLGLIAYTAQQAGTAARTGARSASLRDDYAQDCRNAVSAFLADGTNCQAAYGSDDVTVTSTVDIPSVVPFWDGFGDAHKTATMPLDH; this is encoded by the coding sequence ATGTCGTACGGCAGGAGAGTCCGCGGCCGGGACCGCGGCCAAGTCGCCATCGAATACCTGGGGTTCCTTCCGATCCTGCTCCTGGTCGCGATGGCCGCCGTACAGCTCGGTCTGATCGCCTACACGGCGCAGCAGGCGGGCACCGCGGCCCGCACCGGGGCGCGCAGTGCCTCGCTGCGGGACGACTACGCGCAGGACTGCCGGAACGCGGTCAGCGCTTTCCTCGCCGACGGCACCAACTGCCAAGCCGCGTACGGAAGTGACGACGTCACTGTTACCTCCACGGTGGACATCCCGTCCGTCGTCCCCTTCTGGGACGGCTTCGGAGACGCCCACAAGACCGCCACCATGCCGCTCGACCACTGA